The DNA window GGTTCGCTTGGGTAAGATTCGAAGCTGCGGAGCCTGCACCGAAACCAAAGGTTCGGAAACCGGCATAGGTGGCGACGAAACGGATCGGGAAATTGAACAGACGCACCGAGGTTTCAAAGGTCACCGGGGTTGTGCCAAGGAAGCGGTCGAGGCGAAGCTGGCAGATGCCCGTGTCACCCGGCGAGTAGAAGCCCGGGGGAATGGTGTAGCCCCTGTCCTGAAGCACCTCGCTGAGGGTCAGCGCGATTGGTGTGGCGCTGGGCGGGAAGGTGATGATGTCCTCGTCGATGCTATCGCGGATGGAGAAGCGGTACTGGTCGGTCGGATAGGTGTTCGAGAGTTCCACACCCTGCCACGACACACGGTTGAGCAGGCGCGGATCCATCAGGCGATTGCCCATGCCGTCCCAGCGGCCACCGAGGAACTTGAAACCGAGGTCCGGATAGATCGCCGTGATGTCGACCGCTTCCGGGATGACCTGGTAAGCAACATTCAATCCCAAGCGGGCACCCGGCTGGTTCAGCGATGGGAAAGTGAAGGTATACACACCCTCGACCAATTCAGCATCGAACTGGTCCCTACCTGCCACACCCGGAGGATAAACCCGGAGAAGATCGTAGAGGGCGACATCATACTGCCGGACCGTGTCCGCGAACAGGTTGTAGAACACCACCAGACCGACGTCGGCGAAAGGACCGAGCGGACGGGGAAGATCCGACACCGGGCCGGCCTCGAGGCGGCAGTCGTCCGGCTTGAACGGAGCGATGGCGAGCGCCGGGATCACGTCGGTGATCGACCAGTAGCTCAGGTCGTCCCGCAGACCATCTCCGTCGGCATCACCGAACGCGATGAAACCGGTCGTCCCGAGCGGGCAGAAGAGGTTCGGCGGGATCAACACCGGCGATGGATCCAGCACGCAGGCCGGGTCGATGAAGACGATGCCGTCACGCAGGGTTACGGCAAGATCGCCGCCCCGGAAACTCGCGGCAAATGGCGAAGTTTGGATGTAATCCGCTCCGGTTGAAAAGGTCAGTGCGATGTCCGCTTGGGCGACGGACGTCATGCTCCCGGCCAAGAGGCTGAGAGTGAGTTTTTTGAGCTTCATCATTTTCTGGAAATTCGTTGATAGGACGGGGCCTTACAAGTGTTTTTCTCGCGCGCGAAACGCCAACTCTCAGCGAAGCCCCCGTAGCAAGAGCTCCGTGTTGTTTTGAGTGGCTGAAAGATTCTTCATCAGGGTCTCAATCGCCTCCCCCACAGGCAGTTGGGCGAGCTGGCGGCGCAAATCGAGGACCCGCGGGAACTCGTCCGCATGATACAAGCGATCGTCATTCCGGGTTCCGCTTTGGGGAATGTGGATTGCCGGGAAAATTCGCCTTTCCGCAAGTTCCCGATCCAGCCGCACCTCCATGTTGCCGGTGCCCTTGAATTCCTCGAAAATCACGTCGTCCATGCGGTTTTCGGTCTCGATCAGGGCGGTGGCGAGGATCGTCAGGCTCCCCCCCTCCTCCACATTCCGGGCATTGCCGAAGAATTTGCGCGATTTCTGAAGAGCGACCGGGCTGATACCTCCGGAGCCGATCGGACCTCCCTGATTGGCGGAATTGTGGCCACGGGCGAGGCGGGTGAGACTGTCGAGGAGCAGAACGACGTCCCGCTTCTGCTCGACCAGCCGCTTGGCCCGCTCGATGACCAGATCCGCGACCTGGGCATGGCGCTTCGGCATTTCGTCAAAGGTGGAGGCGTAAACCGTGGCGCCGACGGTCTCCTCGAAGTCCGTCACTTCCTCCGGCCGCTCATCGAGAAGCACCACGATCAGCTCGACCTCCTTGTGGTTGGCACGGATCGCCTTGGCGATCTGCTTCAGGAGAATCGTCTTACCGCCGCGGGGCGGAGCGACGATCAAGCCGCGCTGGCCCTTGCCCAATGGCGCGATCAGATCGATCGCGCGCGGACTGAACCCGGCCGGCCCCGGCGCCTCAAGCATCAGGCGCTCGTCCGGGAAAAGAGGCGTCAACTTGTCGAAATCCTTCCCCGGATCGAACTCGGCGGCGGGCTTGCCCTCGATCTCCAGCACCTCGACCGCACTCAGGAACTTGTCCCGCTCCCGTGGGCAACGGACCCGGACCTTGACGCGGTGACCGGGCTTGATGCCGAACTCACTCAAAAGATTGCCGTTCAGGTGCAGGTCGTCGGGGGAAGTGCGGAAGCTCCGCGAAGGGTCGCGCAGCATCGCGTAGTTTTCCTTCGCCTGCTCGACGATCCCCTCGCCCACCAGATCGGCTCCTTCACGGGCATGAAAACTCAGCAGTTCGAAGACCAGCTGCGCCTTGGTGGGTGCGGCCGACATCCGACCCGGCACGGCATCGGCCATGGCCTGCAACTCACCGAGCGGCTTGGTGCGGAACTCGTTGATATCGATCACCATCGTCGGCTTGGACGGAACTTCCTCGGAAGTGGTGACGGGGTCGGGCGTTTCTTCGCTCATGTTGGAGTGGGAATTCAGAAAGCGCTGGATCTGGGAGCGCAGCAGACGCGGCGGGCCTTCGTTCCAGAAAACGACGTCCGCCCGGCTCATTTTCTCCGCCGTCGGCATCTGGGCCGCGAGGATGGACCGGGAGAGGTCGTCGTCAAAACCGTTGCGATCCTTGAGCCGGCGGAGCTGGGTGTCCACGCCCACCGCGATCAGAAGATTCATTTCCTGCCCGAAATCGAAGCCGTTTTCGAACAGCAGCGGAATGTCCGCCAAAAACAACGGCGCGCCGAGTTTGCGCGCGGATTCGAGGGATTCAAGACATTCCTCCCTTACCCGGGGATGCAAAATCGCCTCCAAATCCCTGCGCGCTGCGTCATCCCCGAAGACCCGGCCCCGCAACACACTGCGATCGATGCCCCCGCTTTCAAGAAGGCACCCGTCGCCAAACCGCCCGGTCACGTCCGCGATGACTTTGGCGTCCTCGGCCAACAATCGCCGGACCGAGGCATCCGACTCGAACAGGACGAGCCCGGGACACAACTCCGCGAACAGGCGGCAAGCGGTCGACTTGCCGCTTGCAATCCCTCCTGTCAGCGCAAGCACCCGCATGGCTTCGGTCAGCATGAAAAACGGGCGGAGGATCGCCCCCCGCCCGTTTGTGAATTCCTTTGGCTCCGAACCGTCAGTCCAACGGAGGAAGCACACCGACACCGCCACCGACGGGATCGACACCACCTCCAGGAGGCGGAGCGGCCGCAGCACGGTTGATCGGGCGACCGGTGGCATCGATGATGTTGGCGGTCACGAAGATAATCAGGTTGCTCTTGATCCGGTTCTCGGCGGTCGACTGGAACAGGCGGCCGATGATCGGGATGTCACCCAAGATCGGCACCTTGTCCTCGACGTTCTGCACGTCCTCACGCATGAGGCCTCCGACCGCGACGGTGTAGCCGTCGAAGATCGTCAGCGCGGTGTTCACGCTGCGCTTGGAGAAGACCGGCATTTCGATGCGGTTCTCGGTGATCGTGACAGTGGTCGGGTTGCCGAGCAGGTCCGTCGAAGGCGACTGGATCGGGCTGCCGTAGTTCACGAAGCCTTCGAACTCGACGATCTCTGGAGCGAAGTTGAGGTCGATCACGAAGTCGTTGGCGCCGATGTTCGGGGCGATCTCGAGCGTCACACCGGTGTTGCGGGTCTCGAACGCGGTCGGAGTCGCCGGGGTCACCGGGAAGCTGCCGCCACCACCGCCGAGGCCGATGC is part of the Haloferula helveola genome and encodes:
- the rho gene encoding transcription termination factor Rho, which gives rise to MLTEAMRVLALTGGIASGKSTACRLFAELCPGLVLFESDASVRRLLAEDAKVIADVTGRFGDGCLLESGGIDRSVLRGRVFGDDAARRDLEAILHPRVREECLESLESARKLGAPLFLADIPLLFENGFDFGQEMNLLIAVGVDTQLRRLKDRNGFDDDLSRSILAAQMPTAEKMSRADVVFWNEGPPRLLRSQIQRFLNSHSNMSEETPDPVTTSEEVPSKPTMVIDINEFRTKPLGELQAMADAVPGRMSAAPTKAQLVFELLSFHAREGADLVGEGIVEQAKENYAMLRDPSRSFRTSPDDLHLNGNLLSEFGIKPGHRVKVRVRCPRERDKFLSAVEVLEIEGKPAAEFDPGKDFDKLTPLFPDERLMLEAPGPAGFSPRAIDLIAPLGKGQRGLIVAPPRGGKTILLKQIAKAIRANHKEVELIVVLLDERPEEVTDFEETVGATVYASTFDEMPKRHAQVADLVIERAKRLVEQKRDVVLLLDSLTRLARGHNSANQGGPIGSGGISPVALQKSRKFFGNARNVEEGGSLTILATALIETENRMDDVIFEEFKGTGNMEVRLDRELAERRIFPAIHIPQSGTRNDDRLYHADEFPRVLDLRRQLAQLPVGEAIETLMKNLSATQNNTELLLRGLR
- a CDS encoding thrombospondin type 3 repeat-containing protein → MMKLKKLTLSLLAGSMTSVAQADIALTFSTGADYIQTSPFAASFRGGDLAVTLRDGIVFIDPACVLDPSPVLIPPNLFCPLGTTGFIAFGDADGDGLRDDLSYWSITDVIPALAIAPFKPDDCRLEAGPVSDLPRPLGPFADVGLVVFYNLFADTVRQYDVALYDLLRVYPPGVAGRDQFDAELVEGVYTFTFPSLNQPGARLGLNVAYQVIPEAVDITAIYPDLGFKFLGGRWDGMGNRLMDPRLLNRVSWQGVELSNTYPTDQYRFSIRDSIDEDIITFPPSATPIALTLSEVLQDRGYTIPPGFYSPGDTGICQLRLDRFLGTTPVTFETSVRLFNFPIRFVATYAGFRTFGFGAGSAASNLTQANRDFDGDGFTNIEEWAQGTDPTDPLDFPAPPAEATVTIGPDDFVTFTVNKLANALANYSFRVSEDGGVTFRTVKANDPDWAITTNDDTSLVITAKRSTTDADPIMLGDFIAEVSVGEVTIN